One stretch of Pigmentiphaga aceris DNA includes these proteins:
- a CDS encoding acyl-CoA dehydrogenase, translating to MSYIAPLKDMRFVLNELAGLDQIQQLPGFEDASSETVDAVLEENARLVQDVIAPLNRIGDEQPSSWKDGEVITTPGFKQAFTEYASGGWQGLQHPQEYGGQGLPKLVASACVENLHAANLSFALCPLLTDGAIEALLTAGTEEQKNLYVPHLIDGSWTGTMNLTEPQAGSDLSQVRTRAVPQEDGSFRLFGQKIFITYGEHDMAENIVHLVLGRTPDAPEGVKGISLFVVPKFLVDADGKLGKRNDVWCASIEHKLGIKASPTTVLLFGDDKGEVGAGAVGYAIGELNRGLQYMFVMMNAARFAVGVEGIAVSERAYQQAVTFARDRKQSRAVEGSPAAVAIIEHPDVRRMLMTMRALTEGARAVAFVGAGAHDLATHHPDAAVRAQNQAFYEYLVPIIKGFSTEMSLEVTSLGVQVHGGMGFIEETGAAQHYRDARILPIYEGTTAIQANDLIGRKTVRDGGAAAYRIVEDIRKTVDELERSKHASLVTIGARLEMAVEAYAQTIQFVLEEVKDDVRGVYAGSVAYLMLAGYVHGGWQMARAAQAAVKKIEAGDLDPFYETKLVTARFYAEHLLPRALSLHAAVVDGAESVLALDADQF from the coding sequence ATGAGCTACATCGCACCGCTGAAAGACATGCGTTTTGTGTTGAACGAACTGGCCGGACTGGACCAGATCCAGCAACTGCCGGGCTTCGAAGACGCAAGTTCCGAGACGGTCGATGCGGTATTGGAAGAGAATGCCCGCCTGGTTCAGGACGTGATCGCGCCGCTCAATCGCATTGGCGACGAGCAGCCTTCGTCATGGAAAGATGGTGAAGTCATCACCACGCCGGGCTTCAAACAAGCATTCACGGAATACGCCAGTGGCGGATGGCAAGGCTTGCAGCATCCGCAGGAATACGGTGGCCAGGGCTTGCCCAAGCTGGTGGCATCGGCCTGCGTGGAAAACCTGCACGCTGCCAATCTGTCGTTCGCCTTGTGTCCGCTGCTGACCGACGGTGCCATCGAAGCGCTGTTGACGGCCGGCACCGAAGAACAGAAGAACCTGTACGTGCCGCACCTGATCGACGGCAGCTGGACCGGCACCATGAACCTGACCGAGCCGCAGGCCGGTTCCGATCTGTCGCAAGTGCGCACGCGCGCCGTGCCGCAGGAAGACGGCAGCTTCCGTCTGTTCGGCCAGAAGATTTTCATCACCTACGGTGAGCACGACATGGCCGAGAACATCGTCCATCTGGTGCTGGGCCGCACGCCCGACGCGCCCGAAGGCGTGAAAGGCATCTCGCTGTTCGTGGTGCCCAAGTTCCTGGTCGATGCCGACGGCAAACTGGGCAAGCGCAACGACGTGTGGTGTGCGTCGATCGAACACAAGCTGGGCATCAAGGCCAGCCCGACCACCGTGCTGCTGTTCGGTGACGACAAGGGTGAAGTTGGCGCAGGTGCAGTGGGCTACGCCATTGGTGAACTCAATCGCGGCCTGCAATACATGTTCGTGATGATGAACGCCGCGCGCTTTGCAGTGGGCGTGGAAGGCATCGCCGTATCGGAACGCGCCTACCAGCAAGCCGTGACTTTCGCGCGCGATCGCAAGCAAAGCCGCGCGGTGGAAGGCTCGCCTGCAGCGGTCGCCATCATCGAACACCCGGACGTGCGCCGCATGTTGATGACCATGCGCGCGCTGACCGAAGGCGCGCGTGCCGTGGCCTTCGTCGGTGCTGGCGCACATGACCTGGCCACGCATCATCCCGATGCCGCCGTGCGTGCACAGAACCAGGCCTTCTACGAATACCTGGTGCCGATCATCAAAGGCTTCTCCACCGAGATGTCGCTGGAAGTCACGTCCTTGGGCGTGCAAGTGCATGGCGGCATGGGTTTCATCGAAGAAACCGGCGCAGCACAGCACTATCGCGACGCCCGCATTCTGCCGATCTACGAAGGCACCACCGCCATCCAGGCCAACGACTTGATCGGCCGCAAGACCGTGCGTGACGGCGGTGCGGCTGCCTATCGCATCGTCGAAGATATTCGCAAGACGGTCGATGAGCTGGAACGCTCGAAGCATGCATCATTGGTGACCATCGGTGCGCGCCTGGAAATGGCGGTCGAAGCCTACGCGCAGACCATCCAGTTCGTGCTGGAAGAGGTCAAGGACGACGTGCGTGGCGTGTACGCAGGCAGCGTCGCCTACCTGATGCTGGCCGGCTACGTGCATGGCGGCTGGCAAATGGCCCGCGCCGCGCAGGCTGCGGTGAAAAAGATCGAAGCCGGTGACCTGGACCCGTTCTATGAAACCAAGCTGGTGACGGCACGCTTCTACGCCGAACACCTTCTGCCGCGCGCGCTGTCGCTGCATGCGGCTGTGGTGGATGGGGCAGAGAGTGTGCTGGCGCTGGACGCGGATCAGTTCTGA
- a CDS encoding type II TA system antitoxin MqsA family protein, with translation MHARQAAPEVCRECGTPHPVYEIRDVKIAHRGLEASVADIRGWFCVDPACEEIEFDESTDSLERWVAAGDALVLKERARAKQIGERLRRSRQTLHLSQVEAAALAGGGHNAFSRYENGGALPVAAVTTLFSLLERHPELVHEARALAAETQRVLMGEATDIA, from the coding sequence ATGCACGCCAGACAAGCTGCACCTGAGGTATGCCGCGAATGCGGCACACCTCATCCTGTGTACGAAATACGGGACGTCAAGATCGCGCATCGTGGCCTGGAAGCCAGCGTCGCGGATATCCGCGGCTGGTTTTGCGTGGATCCGGCCTGCGAAGAAATCGAGTTCGACGAATCCACGGATTCCTTGGAGCGATGGGTCGCGGCAGGTGATGCCTTGGTGTTGAAGGAGCGCGCCCGTGCAAAGCAGATTGGTGAACGGCTGCGACGTTCGCGCCAGACCTTGCACCTGAGCCAGGTCGAAGCGGCGGCACTGGCCGGCGGTGGGCACAACGCGTTTTCGCGCTACGAGAATGGTGGCGCGCTTCCCGTCGCTGCGGTCACCACGCTTTTCAGCCTGCTTGAGCGTCACCCGGAACTGGTGCACGAAGCGCGCGCATTGGCGGCGGAAACGCAGCGGGTGCTGATGGGTGAAGCTACTGACATTGCCTGA
- a CDS encoding type II toxin-antitoxin system MqsR family toxin gives MIATPTYDLQQIKALIRVQGPRAFTSMAIACGRRELTMTVQEMIDMILARNDITCYKTMPSQTHPDQMQDVYHWPTPFGQIAYVKFSLGVQGKVVVSFKEK, from the coding sequence ATGATTGCAACGCCGACCTATGACTTGCAGCAGATCAAAGCACTGATCAGGGTGCAAGGACCACGAGCCTTCACGTCGATGGCGATTGCATGCGGGCGGCGCGAGCTCACCATGACCGTGCAGGAGATGATCGACATGATTCTCGCCCGCAACGACATCACTTGCTACAAGACCATGCCGTCACAGACGCACCCAGACCAGATGCAGGACGTGTATCACTGGCCCACGCCCTTTGGTCAGATCGCCTACGTGAAGTTCTCGCTGGGCGTCCAGGGCAAAGTGGTTGTTTCCTTCAAGGAAAAATGA
- the cysW gene encoding sulfate ABC transporter permease subunit CysW, with protein sequence MQKPRGWQQWSLIGLGLTLVTLLLLLPLALIFAKAFSGGVGVLLNNLADDDMRHAIFLTLLAAGLTVPINLVFGILLAWCVTHYEFRGRKLLVTLIDIPYATSPVVAGLCYLVIYGLESTIGGFLSARGVQLMFAWPGIVMVTIFVTSPFIARILIPLMQAQGSDEEQAALTLGASGWQIFSKVTLPNIRWALLYGVVITNARAVGEFGAVSVVAGAIRGRTVTLSLLVEQLNEDNKVIGAFTAAALLACMALVTLVAKSLMEWRLAKKGEAPVRAAGH encoded by the coding sequence ATGCAAAAACCCCGTGGTTGGCAACAATGGAGCCTGATCGGCCTGGGCTTGACCCTGGTCACGCTGCTGCTTCTGCTTCCGCTGGCACTGATCTTCGCCAAGGCCTTTTCAGGCGGCGTGGGTGTACTGCTGAACAATCTGGCGGACGACGATATGCGTCACGCCATCTTCCTGACCCTGCTGGCGGCCGGCCTGACCGTGCCGATCAACCTGGTCTTCGGCATCTTGCTGGCCTGGTGCGTGACGCACTATGAATTCCGTGGTCGCAAACTGCTGGTCACCTTGATCGACATTCCGTACGCCACCTCGCCCGTGGTCGCCGGCCTGTGCTACCTGGTGATCTACGGCCTGGAAAGCACCATTGGCGGCTTCTTGTCGGCGCGCGGCGTGCAGCTGATGTTTGCGTGGCCCGGCATCGTGATGGTCACCATCTTCGTCACCTCGCCTTTCATCGCCCGGATTCTGATCCCACTGATGCAGGCGCAAGGCAGCGACGAAGAACAGGCAGCGCTGACGCTGGGTGCCAGCGGCTGGCAGATTTTCAGCAAAGTGACTTTGCCGAACATTCGCTGGGCGCTGCTGTATGGCGTGGTGATCACCAACGCGCGGGCGGTGGGTGAATTCGGCGCGGTATCGGTCGTGGCGGGCGCGATTCGTGGCCGGACGGTGACCTTGTCGCTGCTGGTTGAGCAGTTGAATGAGGACAACAAGGTGATCGGCGCGTTCACTGCGGCGGCTTTGCTGGCCTGCATGGCACTGGTGACGCTGGTGGCCAAGAGCTTGATGGAGTGGCGACTGGCGAAAAAAGGCGAAGCGCCGGTCAGGGCGGCGGGGCATTGA
- the cysT gene encoding sulfate ABC transporter permease subunit CysT, producing MAKASWFFTKHPVLPGFTLSFGLSVTFLSLVILLPLSALFLYTSDMSWPQFWRAVSDPRVVSSYWVTVSAAFYSTVVVTLIGLLLAWILSRYDFPGRRLVDALVDLPFALPTAVAGLTLATLLSPGGWVGQFFAAHGIKIAYAYPGLVIAMIFTSLPFIVRSVQPVLQDFGPEYEEAATTLGATRIQIFCRVIFPSLIPALVTGAAQAFIRSLGEFGAVVLIAGNMPFKTEVTSLMIFVRLSEYDYQAASAIATVVLGASLILLFTLQVLQGRFLSWQRRGA from the coding sequence GTGGCCAAGGCTTCCTGGTTTTTCACAAAACACCCTGTGCTGCCGGGCTTCACGCTCAGCTTCGGGCTGAGTGTCACCTTCCTCAGCCTGGTGATTTTGCTGCCGCTGTCGGCATTGTTCCTGTACACCAGCGACATGAGCTGGCCGCAGTTCTGGCGTGCCGTGTCAGACCCGCGCGTGGTGTCCAGCTACTGGGTGACGGTCAGCGCGGCGTTCTATTCCACGGTGGTGGTCACCCTCATCGGCCTGCTGCTGGCGTGGATTCTGTCGCGCTACGACTTCCCGGGCCGGCGACTGGTCGATGCCCTGGTCGACCTGCCCTTTGCGCTGCCCACCGCCGTGGCCGGGCTGACCCTGGCCACGCTGCTGTCACCGGGCGGATGGGTCGGGCAATTCTTCGCAGCCCACGGCATCAAGATTGCCTACGCCTACCCCGGCCTGGTGATCGCGATGATCTTCACCAGCCTGCCCTTCATCGTGCGATCGGTGCAACCGGTGCTGCAGGACTTCGGCCCCGAATACGAAGAAGCCGCCACCACGCTGGGCGCGACGCGCATACAGATTTTCTGCCGCGTGATTTTCCCCTCGCTGATCCCGGCGCTGGTCACCGGTGCGGCACAGGCCTTCATCCGCAGCCTGGGCGAATTCGGTGCGGTGGTGCTGATCGCCGGCAACATGCCCTTCAAGACAGAAGTGACGTCCCTGATGATTTTTGTGCGCCTGTCTGAATACGACTACCAGGCCGCATCGGCGATTGCCACCGTGGTGCTGGGTGCGTCGCTGATCCTGCTGTTCACCCTGCAAGTGTTGCAGGGCCGGTTCCTGTCCTGGCAACGTCGAGGCGCATGA
- the cysP gene encoding thiosulfate ABC transporter substrate-binding protein CysP, whose amino-acid sequence MLKKALVVALASAALLGVNAHAQDKEKVLLNTSYDVARELFDAINPKFVAHWKAESGQNIKIEQSHAGTSRQAQAIIQGLKADVVTFNQVPDIDVLAQRGLVNKDWQKAFANNASPYYSTIAFLVRKGNPKGIKTWDDLVRNDVKLVFPNPKTSGNARYSYLGAWLYANEKFKGDEAQVKQFVGKLLHNVENFPTGGRGATVAFAQNGQGDALLTFESEVKNIAASDEFKSGAFEVIVPPVSVLAEFPVAVVDKVVDEKGTRKEATAFLQYQYSKEIQTLLATFNLRVHNPEVVKATAAQFPAIKLINPTDVLGNWENITKTHFANNGVLDQLLAQKP is encoded by the coding sequence ATGTTGAAGAAAGCACTTGTCGTCGCACTGGCCTCGGCCGCCCTGCTTGGCGTCAACGCCCACGCGCAAGACAAGGAAAAGGTCTTGCTCAACACGTCCTACGACGTAGCGCGTGAATTGTTCGACGCGATCAATCCGAAGTTCGTTGCCCACTGGAAGGCCGAAAGCGGCCAGAACATCAAGATCGAGCAGTCGCATGCCGGTACCTCGCGCCAGGCTCAGGCCATCATCCAGGGCTTGAAGGCTGACGTCGTCACCTTCAACCAAGTGCCCGACATCGACGTGCTGGCCCAACGCGGTCTGGTCAACAAAGACTGGCAAAAGGCGTTTGCCAACAACGCGTCGCCTTACTACAGCACCATCGCTTTCCTGGTCCGCAAGGGCAATCCCAAGGGCATCAAGACCTGGGACGACCTGGTGCGCAACGACGTGAAGCTGGTGTTCCCGAACCCCAAGACCTCGGGCAACGCGCGCTACAGCTATCTAGGTGCATGGCTGTATGCCAACGAGAAGTTCAAGGGTGACGAAGCCCAGGTGAAGCAATTCGTTGGCAAGCTGCTGCACAACGTTGAGAACTTCCCCACCGGCGGCCGTGGTGCCACCGTGGCCTTCGCCCAGAACGGCCAGGGCGATGCGCTGCTGACCTTCGAGTCCGAGGTCAAGAACATCGCCGCCAGCGACGAGTTCAAGTCGGGTGCGTTCGAAGTCATCGTGCCGCCGGTCAGCGTGCTGGCTGAGTTCCCGGTTGCCGTGGTCGACAAGGTTGTCGACGAAAAGGGCACTCGCAAGGAAGCCACCGCCTTCCTGCAATATCAGTACAGCAAGGAAATCCAGACCCTGCTGGCTACCTTCAACCTGCGTGTGCACAACCCGGAAGTCGTGAAGGCCACCGCCGCACAGTTCCCGGCGATCAAGCTGATCAACCCGACGGACGTGCTGGGCAACTGGGAAAACATCACCAAGACCCACTTCGCCAACAACGGCGTGCTGGACCAGCTGCTTGCGCAGAAGCCCTGA
- a CDS encoding peroxiredoxin — MSSTTLRLGDVAPDFEQESSLGTIRFHDWLGSSWGVLFSHPADFTPVCTTELGYTAKLKDEFAKRNVKVLAVSVDELESHHGWIKDINDTQNTTVNFPILADADRKVATLYDMIHPNASVTATVRSVFIIDPNKKIRLTITYPASTGRNFDEILRVIDSLQLTDSHSVATPVNWKDGDDVIIVPSLKDPEIIKQKFPKGHTEVRPYLRITPQPNK; from the coding sequence ATGTCGTCGACTACCTTGCGTTTGGGTGATGTTGCCCCCGATTTTGAACAAGAATCTTCGCTCGGAACCATCCGTTTCCACGACTGGCTGGGCAGCAGCTGGGGTGTGCTGTTCTCGCACCCGGCCGACTTCACGCCGGTCTGCACGACTGAGCTGGGCTACACCGCCAAGCTCAAGGACGAATTTGCCAAGCGCAATGTGAAAGTGTTGGCGGTGTCGGTAGACGAGCTGGAATCGCACCACGGCTGGATCAAGGACATCAACGACACGCAGAACACCACGGTCAACTTCCCGATCCTGGCTGACGCCGATCGCAAGGTCGCCACGCTCTACGACATGATCCACCCGAATGCCAGCGTCACCGCCACCGTTCGCTCGGTGTTCATCATCGATCCGAACAAGAAGATCCGCCTGACGATCACCTACCCGGCCAGCACCGGTCGCAACTTCGACGAAATCCTGCGCGTGATCGACTCGCTGCAACTGACCGACAGCCACAGCGTGGCCACGCCGGTGAATTGGAAAGATGGCGACGACGTGATCATCGTCCCGTCGCTGAAAGACCCGGAAATCATCAAGCAGAAGTTCCCGAAGGGCCACACCGAAGTGCGTCCGTATCTGCGCATTACCCCGCAACCGAACAAGTGA
- a CDS encoding CaiB/BaiF CoA transferase family protein yields MTSQTSAPLARFRVLDISRVRAGPTCARFLADFGADVIRIEAPAGVDPNEAIFADRDSGDFQNLHRNKRSLTLNLKKPEGLAIFRRMVEDADVVLENWRPDVKTRLGLDYESLKAINPRIILASISGFGQDGPYAWRPGFDQIIQGMGGLMSVTGFPGQGPVRAGVAISDSSAGIFAAMGVLTALLEREQSGQGQWVQTSLLHSMIAMMDFQAVRYLVDGKNPVQIGNDHPLSSPMGLYYAADGALNLGASGEGNWKRLCDALEQPQWFADPEFVNEKLRVANRERLNLELNALFKSNTVAHWTELLNRAGVPSGPVYSVPQVFDDEQVKHLGVVGEVTGPDGEPLRLITQPVVLDRTPAQLHTAAPGLSEHSDQILASLGYDEAAIAALRAAGVT; encoded by the coding sequence ATGACCTCCCAGACTTCCGCTCCGCTTGCACGTTTCCGCGTGCTCGATATCTCACGTGTGCGCGCCGGCCCGACCTGCGCGCGTTTCCTGGCCGATTTCGGGGCCGATGTGATCCGCATCGAAGCCCCTGCTGGCGTCGATCCGAACGAAGCGATCTTTGCCGACCGTGACAGCGGGGACTTCCAGAATCTGCATCGCAACAAGCGGTCGCTGACGCTGAATCTCAAGAAACCCGAGGGCCTGGCGATTTTCCGCCGCATGGTGGAAGACGCCGATGTGGTGCTGGAGAACTGGCGGCCCGATGTGAAGACGCGTCTTGGTCTGGACTATGAGTCGCTGAAGGCGATCAATCCGCGCATCATCCTGGCCAGCATTTCCGGCTTCGGCCAGGATGGCCCGTATGCGTGGCGGCCCGGTTTCGACCAGATCATCCAGGGCATGGGTGGCTTGATGTCGGTGACGGGCTTCCCCGGACAGGGACCGGTGCGCGCGGGTGTGGCGATTTCGGACTCCAGCGCCGGCATCTTCGCCGCGATGGGCGTATTGACGGCTTTGCTCGAACGCGAGCAATCGGGGCAGGGCCAGTGGGTGCAGACCTCGCTGCTGCATTCGATGATCGCCATGATGGATTTCCAGGCGGTGCGTTATCTGGTCGATGGCAAGAACCCGGTGCAGATCGGCAACGACCACCCGCTGTCCAGCCCGATGGGCCTGTATTACGCCGCCGACGGCGCGCTTAACCTGGGTGCTTCGGGTGAAGGCAATTGGAAGCGGTTGTGCGATGCGCTGGAGCAGCCGCAGTGGTTTGCCGACCCGGAATTCGTGAACGAAAAGCTGCGTGTCGCCAACCGCGAGCGCCTGAATCTTGAGTTGAACGCGCTCTTCAAGAGCAATACCGTTGCGCACTGGACCGAGCTGCTGAATCGCGCGGGCGTGCCATCCGGCCCAGTCTACAGCGTGCCGCAGGTATTCGACGATGAGCAGGTCAAACATCTGGGCGTGGTGGGCGAAGTCACCGGGCCGGATGGTGAACCCCTGCGACTGATCACGCAGCCGGTGGTGCTGGATCGCACGCCTGCGCAGTTGCATACTGCAGCGCCGGGCCTGAGCGAACACAGTGATCAGATTCTTGCGTCACTGGGTTACGACGAGGCAGCCATTGCCGCGTTGCGCGCGGCCGGTGTGACCTGA
- a CDS encoding enoyl-CoA hydratase, with the protein MPEVRVPEVRLQIQDNIARITLSNPTRLNAMTMAMWTQLANAFDTIAEDASVRVVVLAGDGDNAFVSGADISEFETQRNSEAQVLAYEAEGDRARDAMLACSRPVIAAIRGVCVGGGLGLAGGCDLRYATRSSRFRMPAARLGVGYGLEGTKRFVDVLGAARTAELFYTARMFDGDEAERIGFAHKVFADDEFDTAIEGIIANIAVNAPLPILAAKLAIREAQKDPDVRDEQVVADAVKACFDSEDYKEGRRAFMEKRTPKFEGR; encoded by the coding sequence ATGCCTGAAGTACGTGTGCCTGAAGTACGTTTGCAGATTCAAGACAACATTGCACGCATCACCTTGTCCAATCCCACGCGCCTGAACGCGATGACGATGGCGATGTGGACGCAACTGGCCAATGCCTTCGACACCATCGCAGAAGACGCCAGCGTGCGTGTGGTGGTGCTGGCAGGCGATGGAGACAATGCCTTTGTGTCGGGTGCCGATATTTCGGAGTTCGAGACGCAGCGCAACTCCGAGGCGCAGGTCTTGGCCTACGAAGCGGAGGGTGATCGCGCACGTGACGCCATGCTTGCCTGCTCACGCCCCGTGATCGCTGCGATTCGAGGTGTCTGCGTAGGCGGCGGCCTGGGTTTGGCGGGTGGCTGCGACCTGCGTTATGCCACGCGTTCCTCACGTTTCCGCATGCCTGCGGCCCGCCTGGGCGTGGGTTATGGGCTGGAAGGCACCAAGCGTTTTGTGGATGTGCTGGGGGCCGCGCGCACCGCAGAGCTGTTCTACACCGCACGCATGTTCGATGGCGACGAAGCCGAGCGCATCGGCTTTGCGCACAAGGTGTTTGCTGACGATGAATTCGATACCGCCATCGAGGGCATCATCGCGAACATTGCGGTCAACGCACCCTTGCCGATTCTGGCGGCCAAGCTTGCTATTCGCGAGGCGCAGAAAGACCCGGATGTGCGCGACGAACAAGTCGTGGCCGATGCGGTGAAAGCTTGCTTCGACAGCGAGGACTACAAGGAAGGCCGGCGCGCGTTCATGGAAAAGCGCACGCCGAAGTTCGAAGGTCGTTAA
- a CDS encoding MetQ/NlpA family ABC transporter substrate-binding protein has product MNRRFALKALSALIVAAGLHAPVFAQNAADKTVIKVGQTSGPHAKIMEVVKGIAARDGLTIEVIEFGDYIQPNAALDAGDLDANNYQTKPFMDAQIKARGYKIVSVGNTVLFPMGYYSKKYKNIQDLPEGARVGIQNDPANSGRSLQLLEKSGLIKLKAGVGTTATPADIIENPKKLRFHQLDSAQLPRSLDDLDMAAINTSFAIKAGLVPARDAIVIEGIDSPHTNLLVVREADKDKPWVKKLLKAYQSEEIRKFIETEFKGSGIPTF; this is encoded by the coding sequence ATGAATCGCCGATTTGCCCTGAAAGCCCTGTCCGCCCTGATCGTCGCCGCTGGCCTGCACGCACCGGTCTTTGCGCAGAACGCAGCCGACAAGACCGTCATCAAGGTCGGCCAGACCAGTGGCCCGCACGCCAAGATCATGGAAGTGGTCAAGGGCATTGCGGCCCGTGACGGCCTGACCATCGAAGTGATCGAATTCGGCGACTACATCCAGCCGAATGCGGCGCTCGACGCCGGCGACCTGGACGCTAACAACTACCAGACCAAGCCCTTCATGGACGCGCAGATCAAGGCGCGCGGCTACAAGATCGTCAGCGTCGGCAACACCGTGCTGTTCCCGATGGGCTACTACTCGAAGAAGTACAAGAACATCCAGGACTTGCCGGAAGGCGCACGCGTGGGTATTCAGAACGACCCGGCCAATTCGGGCCGTTCACTGCAACTGCTGGAGAAGTCCGGTCTGATCAAGCTGAAGGCCGGTGTGGGCACTACTGCCACGCCTGCCGACATCATCGAGAATCCGAAGAAGCTGCGTTTCCACCAGTTGGACTCCGCACAGCTGCCGCGCTCGCTGGATGACCTGGACATGGCCGCGATCAACACCTCGTTTGCGATCAAGGCTGGCTTGGTGCCCGCACGCGATGCCATCGTGATCGAAGGTATCGACAGCCCGCACACCAACCTGCTGGTGGTGCGCGAAGCCGACAAGGACAAGCCCTGGGTGAAGAAGCTGTTGAAGGCGTATCAGTCGGAAGAAATCCGCAAATTCATCGAGACGGAGTTCAAGGGTTCGGGTATTCCGACCTTCTGA
- a CDS encoding CysB family HTH-type transcriptional regulator: MNFQQLRSVREALRRDFNLTEVAHALDASQPGVSRQIRELEDELGVAIFERAGKRLTGLTEPGREIVKVVERLLIEQENLKRAALEFTSHDVGRLTVATTHSQARYALLPVIQAFRQRFPGVHLSLQQGAPEYIASRVATGQADVGIASEGLSHDERLCTFPGYRWNHVIVVPHGHPLLGVDHPTLHELGRYPLITYDLGLTGRSSIDEAFARAGLAPDIVLTAMDADVIKTYVAAGLGVGIIASVAYKTEEDRQLQSISSTHLFKANMTRVAVRRGAYLRDFTVAFIEMFAPHLNRRIVTESDITPGALPSEPLVPNIYISENSLSE, from the coding sequence GTGAATTTCCAGCAACTCCGTTCGGTACGCGAAGCCTTGCGCCGCGACTTCAATCTGACCGAGGTCGCCCATGCGCTCGACGCGTCTCAACCCGGCGTCAGCCGTCAGATCCGTGAACTGGAAGATGAACTGGGCGTGGCGATTTTCGAACGCGCCGGCAAGCGGCTGACCGGGTTGACCGAACCCGGTCGGGAAATCGTCAAGGTGGTCGAACGCCTGTTGATCGAGCAGGAAAATCTCAAGCGCGCCGCGCTGGAATTCACCTCGCACGATGTCGGCCGCCTGACGGTGGCCACCACCCACAGCCAGGCGCGTTATGCACTGCTGCCCGTGATCCAGGCGTTTCGCCAACGCTTTCCCGGTGTGCATTTAAGCCTGCAACAAGGCGCGCCCGAATACATTGCCTCGCGCGTAGCCACCGGTCAGGCCGATGTGGGCATTGCCAGCGAAGGGCTGTCGCACGACGAGCGCCTGTGTACCTTCCCGGGCTATCGATGGAACCACGTGATCGTGGTGCCCCACGGACACCCCTTGCTTGGCGTGGATCACCCTACCCTGCATGAACTCGGGCGTTATCCGCTGATCACCTATGACCTTGGGTTGACCGGGCGATCAAGCATCGACGAGGCCTTTGCACGGGCAGGTCTTGCACCCGACATCGTGCTGACGGCGATGGATGCCGACGTCATCAAGACCTATGTCGCAGCCGGCCTGGGCGTGGGCATCATTGCCTCGGTGGCCTACAAGACCGAGGAAGACCGCCAGTTGCAGTCGATTTCGTCCACCCATCTTTTCAAAGCCAACATGACGCGCGTGGCCGTGCGGCGCGGGGCCTATCTGCGCGACTTCACCGTCGCGTTCATCGAGATGTTCGCGCCCCATCTGAACCGGCGCATCGTGACCGAATCCGACATCACGCCGGGTGCATTGCCATCGGAACCCCTGGTACCGAACATATACATATCCGAAAACAGTCTTTCGGAATGA